A DNA window from Tenuifilaceae bacterium CYCD contains the following coding sequences:
- a CDS encoding succinate dehydrogenase: MIEIFNSSIGKKLIMSITGLFLMVFLLVHLTVNLMLLVDNGEVFNYAAHFMSTNPVIEIMEPILAAGFIFHIFYATYITLKNKRTRPIGYSQTSGNGVSTWSSKNMYILGGMISIFLVIHLANFFWKMRFGEMPKINYNGLVMDDAYSLVAGLFMEYWWYDLLYVVGAIFLGLHLSHGFWAAFQTIGWNGTKWLKRLEVVACIYATVIAVGYSVIPLYFLIFK; this comes from the coding sequence ATGATTGAAATTTTCAATTCGTCCATTGGGAAAAAGTTGATAATGAGTATCACAGGGTTATTCCTGATGGTATTCCTACTTGTTCACCTAACCGTAAACTTGATGTTACTTGTTGATAATGGTGAGGTTTTTAACTATGCCGCCCATTTTATGAGCACTAATCCTGTCATAGAAATTATGGAACCTATTTTAGCTGCGGGTTTTATTTTTCACATATTTTATGCCACCTACATCACCTTAAAAAACAAAAGAACCCGCCCAATTGGTTACTCCCAAACATCTGGTAATGGAGTTTCTACCTGGTCGTCGAAAAACATGTACATTCTGGGTGGAATGATATCGATATTCCTAGTAATTCACCTTGCCAACTTTTTCTGGAAGATGCGTTTTGGCGAAATGCCAAAAATAAACTACAATGGCTTAGTAATGGACGATGCCTATTCCCTTGTGGCTGGTCTATTTATGGAGTACTGGTGGTACGATTTGCTTTACGTTGTTGGCGCCATATTCCTTGGGCTACACCTAAGTCACGGTTTTTGGGCAGCGTTCCAAACCATTGGCTGGAATGGCACAAAATGGCTTAAGCGCTTGGAGGTGGTTGCCTGTATCTATGCAACTGTAATTGCTGTAGGGTATAGCGTAATTCCTCTCTACTTCTTAATTTTTAAGTAA
- a CDS encoding alpha/beta hydrolase: protein MEGYIDLPVCRVHYKLSGKGPVVLLVHGYIESLDVWNDLTCGLESNFTVLRVDLPGHGKSDCRLQTISMELMADSISAVMSHLSVKKAFFIGHSMGGYVGLAFAERYPNWLTGLCMLHSTPNADTPEKHQSRINDVEVVRNGGKKDIVYLSIPRLFANQNLEKMDDLVDKSIQIALSTSDQGIIGALNGMALRPDRNHIVDSANFPVFFVFGKHDNLISMEIVASLAERHKKARTVILNNSGHMGFVEEKDQTIAAIKSFLTQVLS, encoded by the coding sequence ATGGAAGGTTATATAGATTTGCCCGTTTGCCGTGTACACTACAAACTTAGTGGCAAAGGCCCTGTTGTTTTACTTGTGCATGGGTACATAGAGAGCCTTGATGTTTGGAACGATCTTACATGTGGGTTGGAATCCAATTTTACAGTGTTGCGGGTTGATTTACCTGGGCATGGAAAGTCGGATTGTAGGTTGCAGACTATCAGTATGGAACTTATGGCCGATAGTATTAGCGCGGTGATGTCGCATTTATCTGTTAAAAAAGCATTTTTTATTGGGCACTCTATGGGTGGGTATGTAGGGTTAGCTTTTGCGGAACGTTATCCGAATTGGTTAACGGGTCTTTGCATGCTCCATTCAACACCCAATGCCGATACCCCTGAGAAACATCAGAGTAGAATCAACGATGTTGAAGTTGTCAGGAATGGTGGGAAAAAAGATATTGTTTACCTAAGTATTCCTAGGCTGTTTGCCAATCAAAATCTAGAGAAAATGGATGATCTGGTTGATAAGTCCATTCAAATTGCATTGTCCACTTCCGATCAGGGCATTATAGGTGCATTGAATGGAATGGCTCTACGACCCGACAGGAATCACATAGTTGATTCTGCTAACTTCCCTGTATTCTTTGTTTTTGGGAAACATGACAATCTTATTTCTATGGAGATTGTGGCATCGCTCGCCGAAAGGCATAAAAAAGCCCGAACTGTAATTCTTAACAATTCGGGCCATATGGGTTTTGTTGAGGAGAAAGATCAAACTATTGCCGCTATAAAATCGTTTCTAACCCAAGTTTTAAGTTGA